From the Calonectris borealis chromosome 15, bCalBor7.hap1.2, whole genome shotgun sequence genome, the window GGTACCTGGCAGGCTGGGGACACTGCCTGACTATGCCGAGTCAACATCCCGCTGAGCCCCAGCCTGGCAACACCACAGACCTCGTCAGTTGCCCCATGGCTCACCAGCACGCTGCTGTGGCACATAGCGGTGCAGCACGGACCCTGCCGGCTCAGCCCAGGGGGAGGAAGATGCTGCCTGTGGCATGTCGGTACAGGCTGGCTGCGAACCGCAGGCACAGGGTTTAGCTGCAGCATCGTCGGGATGTGCCCCCACAGCCCCGGCAGTGCATTTGGTGCATCCCCTGCGCCGGGCTGTGCAGTGGTGGTGTATGGACACGGGGGCGGATGGTGGGCATCTGGCACCGGTGGCTCCGGCTGCGGCTCTGGCAGGTTTTGCAGAGACAGGAGCCAAAGAGACACACACCCGGGGCGCGGGCGCTTGGCATTTATTAGACACCAGCTGAGCGGGGACAGTGGAAACCAGGCGGCCACGGGAGCAGTGGCCTGGACGTCTGGTGCCGGCTAGAGCCGGGTGGCACTATGCGGGGGCGGGCGAGGGGAGCCCACCCGGACGGCAGGGCCGGGCACCTCCTCGGGGTAGGAGAGCGCGGGGTtgtccagccccagcctggccttGCTGCGGGGAGGGCCCTCGCGCTCCTCCCAGCCCTCGGGGCTGCGGCAGCGGTCGGTGCAGCAGAGGGTGGCCCGGGTGATGAGCTGGTCGAGGGGCTGCAGCGAGTGCATCCAGGCGGGGAGGAAGTCCCAGGTCTGCAGCCATTTGGGGaggcggccggggctgcgcgCCTGCAGCGCGTTCACCAGCCCCACGAAGAAGAGGAGGCCGAGAAAGGGTGTGCCTACCCCCACCAGCGCCTGCCAACCCGCCATGGAGATGCCAAAGATgagggagggcagcaggaggaagcagacGATGAGGTACAGCACGGCGAACCAGCGGTACTTGGCTGTGCGCTCGCCCAGCGCCTTGGCCATGCGGATGGGCAGGCGGGTGAAGGGCAGCGGGTACCACAGCAGGATGCCGGAGATGTTGAAGAAGAAGTGGCAGAGGGCGATCTGCAGGGATGGCATCCCTGTTAGGCCAGGCACGCAGGCTTCCCCCAGCTCCTGTCTTGCCTGGTGCCCCCCCGCTAGCCTGGCCATGGCCCCCGGCTGCCCCATACCTGGAAGGAGCTGGCCAGCTTGTCCCCCGGACTGGCCAGGGCGGCCAGgatggcagtggtggtggtgcCGATGTTGGAGCCCAGGGTCAGCGGGTAGGCGCGCTCTATGCTGATCACCCCCAGGCCTGCGGGAGAGGCACCCCGTCCCGTCCCATTGCTCCTCACCAGTGCCGACCCCACGCTCTCCCAGGGAGGcacggctcctcctgcccctccgaGCGTCCCGGCACCCACGGGCCATCGTGGGGGGGACCAGCACGTGCCAGGGGACCAGGGTTGGCCGGAACTCACCAATCAGGGGTGTGATGGCCGAGGTGAagacagagctgctctgcacCACGAAGGTCATCCCAGCGCCCACCACCATGGCGAAGTACCCAGTGAGCCAGCTGAGCGGGTGTGGGAGGTCTGCCATGGCATGGCCATGGGCACGGGCATGGACACAAGCATGGAGACGGGCATGGACACATCAGCTGGGAGCAGCCCAGAGCTCCTAcatggtgctggggagggggctgtggggtcaGGCTCTGGGTATGGGGTCAGGCTCTGGGTATGGGGCCAGCCTGGTGGCTGGTGGCCCGgatggctggggaaggaggacgTGGACACCAGGAGCCATAAGCAGAGTGGGGatcaggggcaggcaggggacatGGGAGtcggggcagggatgggggttAGAGGCAGCCAGGGATGGGTCTGAGGATggcaggtggggatggggatggggatgggtggctgtggggcaggcagggtcCCATCCCACTCGCCCCACGGCGGTCCCCATCCCACTCACCAGTGTTGATGACCTTCTGGATGGCTTTGGCCACCTGCCCCTTGAGCAGGGAGTTGAGGAGTTTGACCAGGAGGATGAGGCAGGTGCAGAGCACGACAAGGGACCcggccagcagcaccagccccacGGCCAGGTCGGGCAGCGGTGTGTCAGTGAAGAGGTGCTCGCCTGCCCCACAGCACGgctgggcgaggggctggggccaGTCGGGCCCCGCTCACAAACCTGACACCCCCAGACAGCCCCACACCTGGACCCCAGCCCCAacatctcccagccctgccccacatcATGActccagccccatgcccagcacccctccatcccaccataaagtcccccagcaccccctgcacctccccagccccatgccctgtgcccccagccctgcccaagcCCCCCGCACCCACTCACACTTCTGCCTGGTGACGTTGTGGAGGATCTCGATGCCCTTAGTGCTGCAGTGGCCGGGGGCCGTGCAGTTCGGGAGGGACCCAAGCCCCACAGCAGCCGTCTGTAGGGAGAGGGTGGGCTGCAGCCGGCTCCACAGCGTCCTCGGCCAGTCCCCACCACCTACCCTCTGTGGGATCGTTTGATGGCCCCGGCAGGACCATGGGCCCCTCACCTGTGGGGGTGCAGGGCCACACCACACACGGATGAGGCTCCGGTTGCGCAGGCTCTCGTCCCCCGTTGCGATGCCTGTGATCACTGACTTGTCCAGCTGCAACAACACACACGTTGGAGAAGGCCCTTGGGGGCTGATAGCACCCCCAGCTCAGGGACATCTtcactgggatggggacaccactGCCAGCCTGGGGACACTTGGAACATGACCACTGTCAAAGGGACACCAGCGCTGGAGACAGGACTGGACACCAGCACAGGGACAGCAATGCTGGGGGACCACCACCAGCCTGGGGACACCACTGCCAGCCTAGAGACACTTGGGCATGACCACCATCAAAGGGACACCAGTGCTGGGGACATCACCACCACTATGGGGGACACCAATGCTGGGGGACCACCACCAGCCTGGGGACACCACGTTTGAGAAGACCTGGATGATGAGCTTGGTGAAGGGCTCCGTGATGATCTTCAGCAGGTCAGGGGCGTCCTTCCCACTGCGGATGTTGAAGGTGGCCACGACCAGGTGGGTGACGTGGTGCAGGTACCCGCTCACCACCTCCAGCGGCAGCAGGACCAGCACCGACAGCCAGTTGAAGCAGTCGTGCACCGTGGCACCGGCAAAGGCCCTGCGCAGAGGAGTCCATTAGCATGGGGTGGCCCCGGGGAGCcgcccacagcccccccagtccctctgccCCGACCGGCTCTCACCGTTTGAACTCACTGCGGTCACCAGCCTGCATGAGGGCCACGATGGTGTTGGTGACGGAGGTGCCAATGTTGGAGCCCATGATGATGGGGATGGCAGAGCGCACCTCCAGCACTGGAGACAGAGAGATCCACTAGCCCTGCATGGCCCAGCTCGGGGTGACCCTGTGCAGCCACCCTATCCCCCAGCCTCAGGTCCCAGGGAGCCCCACGGGCGCACTCACGCCCTGAGGAGACCATGCTGACGAtgatggaggtggaggtggaggagctCTGCACCAGCACGGTCACCAGGATGCCCACCACCAGCCCAGCCACCGGGTTGGAGAGGATGGCGTTGTCCTTGAAGATGTCCCCAGCCACCTTGCCTGCAAGAGACCGTGAGCGGCAGGGTGCTGGCATGGTGGGTGCCACCAGCCGCCCAGGTGCCCCCACCACCCTACCTCcggccagctggaaagcagagctgagcacgTCCAGGGAGCACACGAAGAGGTACAGGAACCCAAACATCAGGGGCACCTTGAGAAGGAAGACACAGATGGACTGGACCCTGGTCCAGCACCCCAGCTCTGCACAAGACAAGAGAGAGTGTTAAACGCCAGCCGTGGCACGGCCCTGGCTCCTTGGGCTCCCGCAGCCCCACGCCATCCTCCCGtgcccccagcgggatggggctCATGTCCCCAGCAGTGCCACCACTCCCTGGGTCCCCTCCACATCCTTCCACCCTGGAGCACCTTGTGCCAACCGCCCCCATTGCCCCTTGGCTCGGGGGCACCCCGGGGAACTGAGGGTCTCCCCTGCTGGCAGGCATCCCACCACGCTGGGGCTCCGGCTGGGGTGCCAGCGTGAGGACTGGCATGGCAGGGCAGCGGGGAAGAACTGCTGCCAGTCCCAGGGGCAAAGCCTCCAGCAGGTCTCCAGGGTGCTCCCCAACCTGGGTGCATCGTGCCTTGGGGTGCACCGTCTGGGGGTCtcacctggcttctgcagctcaTCCAAGCCCAGCCGGGGCCCCTGCCAGGGCAGCGCCTCCAGCTCGTACCGCTCCCTGCCCTCGCCCAGGCGCCCTGGGGAGCCGGGACAGGGGAAGCCATGGTCAGGGCAAGGCACCGCACCGACGGTGAAGGGGCAGGTGTGGGCACCCGGCAGCCGATGCAGagctggggagaaggggcagcCGTGTTATGGCCCCATCCTCGCGGGGACCCCCTGCAGAGGAGAGCCGGGCACTGCCCGGGCCAGGGTCCGGCCAGAGGCAGAGATGAGCCCGGTGgggtaaggaggaggaggaggaggagggctgggagcaccTACCTTGGGGGCTGGGGCAGTAGGCGAACTGGGGCCCGTGCACCACCCTTCCTCCCCGcaccgggcagcggggcagggctgggctctcCCTCCGGTAGGGCAGCATCGCTCCTGCTGAGGCTGAGCAGAGGCGGCCGCATGTCACCATAGCGGAGCCACAGCTGTGCCGCGCCAACCACCACCGGCCCCCAGAATCCCTGTGGTGCTAGCACCACCGAGAAGGACCATCCCATCATCCGATGGTCCCCTGGGCCGCTGGCCACCGCCGTGCCACCCCAGCAAGCTCCCACAAGGGCAGGCAGCCCATgcagaggggacacggggaggggacccctcctgcccggggccctgCTCACCTGGGGCTGGCCGGGCACTCAGGGCAGCACCACGTCCACATGCCACATCCACGCGTCCCTCCAGCAAAGCGGCCCACAGGGCACCGCGGCCCTTTATACGCACGACAAGAGCAAAGTCTAAGGAGCCCCGCGTTGCCCCTCACCTCCGCTCGCTGCTCACCTCCTCCCCAGAAATTCCTGCAGTTAATGGGTAACCCCGCGGCATCCCGCGTCAGCCGCGGCCCTGGGGCGGGATGGGGCACGCGCCTCTGGGGTACTGTGCTGCCGGCACACCCCGCCTCGCCTGCCCGAGGCTCGGCATTGCCCCTGGGCGAGCAGGAGCCGGGTGGGGAGCAAAGCTGGGGCAGTGCTGGAGCACAGTGCCCGAGGGGTGATGCCGGAGCAGCCTCAGCTCTCCATCACTTGGCGCCGGGTGCTTCATCCCCTGCacgagaggaagaggaggaggagaagggctcaGTGCTGGCGCTGCTGGGGTGTCCCAAACTGGAAGTGAGGCCATGCACCCATCCACCATCCTCTGAGCCATCTAAGCATCAGCTGTGAGGGACCCGGCTCTGCCCAGGGCACACGTCATCTTCGCCACCAGGGCGTTGGCGGTGGGTTACGTCACCATCGGCGTGgtccctttgtcctgtcactggtggTGACGGTGGCATGCGACTCGGCTCAGCCCGTGCCAGCAGCTCAGTGCGGAGCAGCCGGCAGCACTGCGAGGGCTGCGTGGGGCAAAGCCTGCATCTCCCCAGCATGTGCGatgccagggcaggcaggagcggAGCAATGCCAGCGTTGCCGTCACCACCTCCTCGACGCCGTTTATCATTACCCGCTGTTTACGCACCTCTGGCCAAGTTTCCATCCACCCACGAGGTGCCCGGCCAGCTCGTGTCCACGTCT encodes:
- the SLC34A1 gene encoding sodium-dependent phosphate transport protein 2A, whose translation is MVTCGRLCSASAGAMLPYRRESPALPRCPVRGGRVVHGPQFAYCPSPQALHRLPGAHTCPFTVGAVPCPDHGFPCPGSPGRLGEGRERYELEALPWQGPRLGLDELQKPELGCWTRVQSICVFLLKVPLMFGFLYLFVCSLDVLSSAFQLAGGKVAGDIFKDNAILSNPVAGLVVGILVTVLVQSSSTSTSIIVSMVSSGLLEVRSAIPIIMGSNIGTSVTNTIVALMQAGDRSEFKRAFAGATVHDCFNWLSVLVLLPLEVVSGYLHHVTHLVVATFNIRSGKDAPDLLKIITEPFTKLIIQLDKSVITGIATGDESLRNRSLIRVWCGPAPPQTAAVGLGSLPNCTAPGHCSTKGIEILHNVTRQKCEHLFTDTPLPDLAVGLVLLAGSLVVLCTCLILLVKLLNSLLKGQVAKAIQKVINTDLPHPLSWLTGYFAMVVGAGMTFVVQSSSVFTSAITPLIGLGVISIERAYPLTLGSNIGTTTTAILAALASPGDKLASSFQIALCHFFFNISGILLWYPLPFTRLPIRMAKALGERTAKYRWFAVLYLIVCFLLLPSLIFGISMAGWQALVGVGTPFLGLLFFVGLVNALQARSPGRLPKWLQTWDFLPAWMHSLQPLDQLITRATLCCTDRCRSPEGWEEREGPPRSKARLGLDNPALSYPEEVPGPAVRVGSPRPPPHSATRL